The Denticeps clupeoides unplaced genomic scaffold, fDenClu1.1, whole genome shotgun sequence genomic sequence aatcccacttactaccattgtgtccctgagcaagacacttaaccctaaattgctccagggagactgtccctgtaatactgattgtaagtcgctctggataagggcgtctgataaatgctgtaaatgaaatgaaataatttaaacattaaGTAATTTCCGAACTAAGAAGAAACAGGTTGAATTATagattaatttcatatttgcagtCATATTCAGAATATAAATCTTTTCAATTTTTTGCATCATTCTGGCATTCAATGAACCTTTTGTAGTGCGTTGCATGGGCTCAACTGAACCATAACGACATTTACTAAGTAGTCAAAACTCAGCATGAGTCACTGACAGGTGCACATCAACGCTTGAACCTCTTCCTGTCTaagacatttataaatgtgtgtgccTGTTCACACTCATGTGAAATGGTCTTCTGCGTGCTTCAATAGGACAGCAACATGTTACTGCGCTGGGGGATTACGCTTCTTCTAATGACAGGTATGGGGAATGTGTTGTGCTTTTTAGTGcatctgaatcaacatatttaaaatgttttattattattttatttttttttaaaccactgaTTTCACCTTTCCACCTGAAGCGTCACATTCAAAATCTGAGTCAAATTCTGAAGGTATGTTGGTGACTTTTATCTTGGTGCGACATTATTCAGATTCATCAAGTACATTAACTTTCAACATACCAGATTTTCATGTTATTCTTCCCTTGATTCGACTGAATGCAGATTGCGTGACTCAATTAGAAGGAAAAAAGAGTGCTACGGCCAAAGCAGGATCATGTGTGACCATAAGGTGCACGGTTTCCGCTACAGGCCGGAGCCCGTATGATACAGAGTATTGGATTAAAGACTGGGTATGGACAAACAACACTCACATAGGCATCATTGTGAGAAGCAACACAGCAGTCCACCCAGTCGCCCAAGAGTATGATGGAAGGACAGCCCTAGTAGACAGTCACTCTTGCAGCCTGCAGATATGTAACCTCCAAAAGACCGATGAAGGATATTACAGCTTCCGGGTCAGTagatcaaaatgcaaatacatcACTGATAAATTTGAACTCAAAATAGAaggtgagacttttttttttttttttttgtaacaatgctttttgtatttgtttgtcaTTAACTACCTCTCCAATACTTGCAGACAATCCATGCCAGGTCGAAACTAAACCTTCAGTAATTGTGCTGGAGAATGAAGATGTAAACCTGGAATGTTCAACATCTGCTGCCTGTGAGTCTGCTCCAGAGTGGCTGACCTCTGGCCTGGATCCACGCTTCAAATCGCCCCCCAACAGTTCAAAAAGCAATAAGACATCAGTTCTCGAATTCAGAGCTGACCAGCAGGATGATGGGCGAGTGCTGTCATGTCAACCACGTGGCAACCAGGATGGCTTTTTGGTTCGAACTGTTACAGTGACTGTACAATGTAATTTTGTTCCCAAAATTTTCAAtttcataatataataataaccacaataactatttaaacaataaatgtcataattacattaatgtatgaataataataatgataaatgaaaaagattatACTATTGCATGTCTTTATCAGCATGTTTGTTTTCGGTCAGATTAGAAGTGCATAATTTACAGGAGGACCATAAGTTTCCTACAAAATCGATTGTGAATTAATTTAGGTCCTCAGAGCTCATCAAAAGCTTTCATGCTCTGATGGGGCTTCTCTGGCACataaaattaaccatgaagtaAATCTTTGATAATTTTGGTGTGATAATTAACTCATATGACATAGACCAGTATACTGGCATTTTATCTCTTACCCCTAGATATAAATTTTAttggctttacatttacagcatttaccagatgctcttatccagagcaaccaaATTCTTCACCTATCATAACAGTATATTTCAGTACACTTAATATTGAGTAGGTCCCCCTTTTGCTTGCAAAACAGCTATGACCCACTGTGGAGTTCTGTAAGTTGGTTCCTCCATGAATCAGAATTAAGCTAAGCAACAGGGCCCATTATTCTGCTAGAAGAGggcactgccatcagggaattCCGCTTCCATGAAGAACTGTACTTTTgcccaaagcatcacactgcctccacCAGCTTGCCTTCTTCtcaaagcccccccccccccgtccacTTAATATGTCCCACCTGTTAGCAGAGGTATTCACTTGTCAAAATTCACTTAACCCGTCATAGTGTCATGGCTGATAAGTGTATCGTTTCATTTCAGATGCACCAGagaatgtacatgtacatgctGACCCTGATTTGTCAGACATTACAAAAGGTGACCCACTCACACTGAAATGCACAGTGCAGAGGAGCAACCCAAGACATGACTGCACCTGGTACAAAGACAGTGAATTTAAAACAGCCGACTGTAACCTCTTATTTTCCTCCGTACAACCTGCGGATACTGGTAACTACAGCTGTCAAGCAAACAATTCAGTGGGCAGCATTTCTAACATGCTCCAGATCAACGTGAAATGTAAGATCATGTGATTTTCATTAAATGCTTCTGGTTGCATTCGGTCTAATTGAAGTGTGTAGAATTGGAAATTAtttgttggcttgaaaatgaaAACCTTCTGTCTACAGATGGGCCGCAAAATACAAAGATCATTTTAGACTCCAGCACAGTAAAGGAGGGATCAAGCCTGGATCTGAGATGTGAGGCAAATGCCTACCCTTCTCCTCATGTGCACTTCTGGTACTATGATCCAGGACACTCCTCTGCTTCGGAGAGGCTCCCGGAGACAAATAAAATACTGCACTTCAAGCAAATTAGAGTGCAAGATAGCGGCAAGTACGTTTGCAGGGCAAAGAACAGCATCTCTGCAGGGGACAACTCCAGCTGGATCAGCCTCAATGTTCTCTGTGAGTCACAGTCCTTTTCTGCTGGTTGGGTTGTTTACCCATGTGGTTTTCAGAGATCTACCTTGAAGCTCACTCCTGTCCTGGTCAAAAATGTTATTATCCACCAAAGGGTTATGTTTAAACATTCCTGGCCTCAGAACTATTAAGCAGGTTTGTTACAAGttgaagtcaaagtaaaaacAAAGTGTAGATGGTGGAGGGCATCATCCATGTTGGATAACAGTTTGTTGACAGTTCTCCTCTTCTTCACTAACATTAAAGCGTCCAGCTCCATTCCAACCACAGTGCCagatctcatttacatttacagcatttggcagacactcttattcAGAGTGATTTGCATCCTTACCAGATAGTCTCGCTGCATAGCAGTGTTCATTCTAATGCACTCCACAGAATGCGGGGCAACCACCAATGGGTGGAACATGGTGCGTgatatgaaatgtgtcccctccatttaaccatcacccttggtgagcagagggggcgacctcagtggtagcttggcggttcgggattcaaacccgcaacccttcggttacgagcccgcttccttaccccctaGGAAACAGAGCTGGCTCAGCTCCCTGTACAGCACGTGTGTTTGCAGTCCCATACAGGCCCACTGCCAATGTGGCTGACCACTAACCATTTGCTGTGGTAATGACAAgtaatgactttcactttcaaaggtTCCCCATCTCTGGTCTGAAGTAAATCATGCTTATCCTGTCTCCTCTGCAGATCGCCCTCACAACCTCAATCTCATCATGAATTCCTCCATCACAGAGTTTCAAATGCTGGTGATCATTTGTACAGTAAAGAGCAACCCCACCGCCAGACTTACACTGCTTAGGGATGGTGCCATTCCCCAGAGCCTGTATTCAACATACAACAACTCACTGCAGTTTGAGCTGAAGGTGTCTTTCACACATGCTGGATGTTACACCTGCGTAGCCGAAAACTCTGAGGGCAAAAACAATGTGACTAAAGTTCTGAATGTAAACTGTAAGCAAAAggttaacaaaacaaaacaattctTTCATTCCCAGTCatgtttgtgaaaaaaaaaatgaaatacatttgaatagaaaataggaaaaaaataataatacataatgacgaacttaaataaataaatagtcttCTTTTTGCCTGACTCAACAGATGCTCCTAAAAATGTGAGTATACGGGTGGACCCCCATGTTGTGatgacagagggagagaggctgACCCTCACCTGCACGACTCAGGCCCACCCCAGTGTGTCCTCGTACACTTGGCTCCATTCTGGGGACAGGAGAGAGGGTGAAACCCTGATCCTTACACATCTCTCTGCAGCAAGCAGGGGTCAGTACACCTGTGAAGTCCGTAATGAAATTGGCGTAAATTCCTCGTCTGTGAACATCAGAGTCAAGTGTGAGTATTTCGTggctggacaacatcatgttgGTTTGTGAAGTTTGGTATGTTATGTGGCGGCACGTGTTAAATGCTTATTTCCATACATAAAATAATAGTAGGGCAGTTgttggcctagtgtgtaacaaaACGGACACTtaatccgaaggttgctggttcaaaggTGCCCtttacactgctccctgggcacctttcatggcttctcaccaagggtgatggttaaatgcagaggacacattttgttgtgtcaccgtgtgctgtgctgcagtgtttcacaatcacttcactttccttttttttttcctttttctacTCTGTGCCAccaaattatttatataatgaCAAAATCTACTTAGAACTTGCTGCAGGAAGACAACCACCCCTTCACATCCTCAATTTATTATGTGCACAGAAATCAAAAGCAGTGATTCAAGCTGATGTCAGCCCCTGCCTACTGTATTGTATGGAGAAcagaatattttttgttaaCAAAATTTATTTCCTCAACAACAGAAAGTCATTTTTTCCACAGACTGAATGTTGCCGAAGGCAATTTTCTGCACACAATACGTTTTGCAGATGACAACATATAGTGACTTTCTGTAGGTGGTATAAAGCACTGGGTGAACAAAATTACCTTTTGTTCTGTGAAATAATTATGGTCACTAGCAACatgctgtcacgactacggacttacgggggaaggaagcgcagaggtctgacatgctgggaaggggtttttattaacggacaataaataaaagaaacaatggcgcggtggccaaaaacgggaaataaaagggaacaacacaaacgaacgtaaacaaacccgtaggcgtgtggcgattgccagaactgaaattacgaacacctacacggttacaatgtcaagttcacaaaaatgccggagacctagaaggggctgaaacatccggcatttatggggcgtcaggattggagtcaggtgtggagcccagctgcaggcaatcctgacacttgcATTCTGTAAGCAAAATGAGTTTTTGTAGTTGCAAACAAATTTTGTGGAGGAAATTACCTTCTGTTTTAcatcattaaataatttaattggtGGCAGAGAAATTCACTGGTCCACATAAATAAGCCATTGACATGCATTAATTATGTTGAAGTTGTAAGAGTCGATTCTCCAGACATGAAGAGTCCTTCTGCTTTCCCCCCTTCACTCCAAATGATTGTCTTCGATATGCAAATCTTCTCtggaaatgaaaaaggaatTTCTTTAAAGGTTATTTAgtctgtaaatattttatttaatgactACACTGGCATGGTGGCTAGACATTCAGTTTTTGCATAACCAATTAATAATGATGAACATCTGAATGAACCATATTttttctctccacagatgcaccaaAGGAAACAACAATCAAACACAACATCACCGGCAGGTCACAGAATGATATGAAGACGCCTGTATCCCTGACGTGCATTGCAGAGAGTGACCCCCCACCACACAAGTACACGTGGTACAAAGTCACCTATGAGGTGGACCACCCAGTGTCATCTCATCAAAATATCACTGTGGCACCCACTGAACCAGGGACATATTATTGTGTGGTTGAGAATGAGTTGTCCACTAAACGCTCAGAGAACATACAGCTGTTCCAGACCAGTGAGTGGTGTTCACATGATTTTATGAATCCAAACATAGAGAACATTTAGAGAGCATTTTTCACTATTGTCACATTTACAGAATGCTTGCATTAAAGTGCAAATTGTTTAAGGGTGTTtaagggtgtgtgagagctgtcaatcatgtttGCAGGCTCCTCCCTTGTTTGGCCATTATCAAAAATGTTCAGTCTTTAATTTGATTGATAGGTTTATTTGATCAGtgacaaaaagcatttcaaaatagttagaaatgaatttgcattttaatgaatgaaataagtatttgatccctttTTCAAAAAGTGCTTTAGTTCTTGGTGGCAAAACCTTTGTTGACATCACTGAGGCCAGATATTGTTGTTGATGGGTCGTATGCACAGAATGGGAAAGCAACCACTATTCATCTCTTACAATGCCAGAACTCCGTTTCTGTGTAAAAACAGGTGTGTAGGATGGCTATGACCAATGTTTAagcacctcaaaaaaaaaaaatgaaatgtgtcctctgcatttaaccatcacccttagtcagcagtgagcagccatgaacaGGGACTGTATATCCCTCGCTGCTAGTGGGTGGCCCAGCCtatcatatattttaatatgtgcAGCCCTCattgaaaaaagtttggacaccccttaGATGTTCGGTGGTGAACCTGTACACGtgctttcttgagcaggggaACCTTGCGGTCACTGCAGGATTTCAATTCTTCACAGCGTTGAGTGTTTCCAACTGTTTTCATGTGACTGTGGACCCAGCTGCAttgagatcattgacaagttccTCCAAAGTAGTTCTAGGCTGGTTCCACACCATTCTCATGATCATTGGATctccacaaggtgagatcttgagTGGAGCTTCAGCCTGAGGGAGATTGGCAGTAATTTTATGGTTCTTCATTTGTGAATTATCTCTCTGATGTTACCTTCTCGCCCAGCTGATTGGCGATGGTCTTGTAGCCCCTACCAGCtttgtgtaggtccacaataTTGTCCCTGACATCCCTGGAAAGCTCGTTGGTCTTTtccatggtgcagagtttggaataTGCAAAGATGGATTGattcttttatacaggtaatgagttGGGAGTTAATGAGAAGGTCCCaaagtcacctgtataaaatacaactgggaacAAGAAATATTGCTGGTTGATAGAGGATCAAATGcttattattttgaaaaaaaaattttttcttctatttctcTTCAAGTAAAACTACCAATGAATttatagactgatcatttcttttttagtgGGCAAACTTCCAAAATCAGCAGAACTCTTCCTTCTTTAAAACTGTGATATTCTGTTTTTCCTAAATACATAaatgctgaccagaggaggatttTACATGATGATATTGTTTCTGACTGCAGTTATCACTAATCTGTGTTATCAGGTGAACTCAGACGTTGGTTTCTTCTGCTCATCTTCCTTCTCTTCATTGTGATTTTCCTGGTCCTTCTTCTGTACAGGTGGGGTCCAGTGAAGAACATTTTCAATTGAAAATGGAATAACAGTGTACAGTGCAATCAGCACGTTCTGAacttaataaaatcattcataattcataaactaaacaaataaatacatgtgtgcatttttaccAGTAATTATGTGTGTTCCCAATGCTAAAGAATCCACAAGAGGAAATTTGCACAGCAGAATGGCGAAGAGTCTTCATGTCTCCACACATCAAATGCCCTACTTTTGGTacaaaattttttaaataatccaaaCATTCTACTTTTTGCAAAGagctttttgtttaaaaacttaaaatttttttaaagcacagcaTATCttacaatgtgttttttctgtgattGATTTAGGATTCACATATCGGCACCACTGAGAACCTGATTATGCCGGACGTGGAACCTCTAATATCCACATCAAGCAGCCAGCAGAACCCTCAGGCAAGAAGACAGTGTCCAGAAAACCAGTAAGACCAGTCCCACGTCAGACACAAAAAATTATGACATAATTTTTGAAGAAACACAGATGACATAATTTTTGAagaaacaataatttaaaaatgtctctTTTGTAGGCCACACTCCAAAATTCACACTGTCTACGATGTTTTGAAAATGCCACACATGATAAAGGTAAAATAAGTGAATTGTCCACTGGCATAGTGTTTTCCCATGTGCAGTTACACTTAGTTCACAGTTTTCACAGAATCCTTCACCACGCCAAGCAGAAAGAAATCAGTGTGCAGATGAAATGGATGATGCTGTCAACTATGCAACTCTGAACTTCAGGGACAACAgatcaaaaatgtaaaaaagttacTAAATTAAGAGTAAACATTGAGAGTTTGCCATCTTTTTACTTTGCCAGTAACAGCTTATTCATCTGTTCTTCCGGGGACTCTAGGACTAAAGAGGCTGACGTTGTCTATGCAAAGGTCAAAACAAAGTCAAAGATAGAGGTTTGTCATCACCAGTTTAAAAGTGGCccatttttactcattttacagAAGTAGTGGAACAAACTGAATAATAAACatgctttaaatgtatttaGGATACATTTCAATGGATCGATTCTAGCAGCCCAGTTTCTCTCATAGTTCTCTGAATTCTTTTTCATGATGCTCTACTTCAATGCATTGAGACTGGTTACTTATAGTTGTAGCATTTTAACTGGATTTAATACAACCCTACCAGCCATTCAGAATTACGTATCCTACTAGATAATAGcaggttaaataaataaaacagattgctgcattttaataatcatttaaataggCAATCTGTTAATTATATTcaaataatatgaatattatattCAAAAATTAAAAGAGAAATTTACTGACTGGCTTCTAATTGTCTTCTTTATTGGTCACACCAACAGAAAATAATGTGAGCAAAAgtaacagtgttttttttctttggacaGGACACATCGTTGGAACAATCTGACTATGAGAACTTTTCTGGGGCCAGTCACTTGCGCCACGCTGCAAATGCAGATTGGGAAAGCAATGACAGCGATGAGGACACAGAGGTGAACTACAGTGTCATCGCCTTCAAGCAGAACCAAAGTCACAGCAAGACTCACTCAGGAGGCTCCAGTCTGGGAGAAGATAGTGCGAAAACCGTGTACTCCTTCTTAAAAATCTCCTAACTTCCCATGGATTCTCTCACAGTAACTGTTATCCACAGAAATTATTAAAATAGATTAACagctttcagtttttttattttaaaggggAAGTTTGCAGAAATATCAGTTTCCACGTTGTAACCTTTTCTACTTTTGTGAACCTGTACTTCACACATGGTAATAGCATGGTAAACATTAAATAAGGTAAAATGCATatgttaaataaaatcattatataatcatttcattttttaagatCACTTTCTTCTAATTACATACTTACATACATTCCATTTTACACA encodes the following:
- the LOC114778595 gene encoding sialic acid-binding Ig-like lectin 10 isoform X1, which produces MHMVAHAKTQGSYLLFKMHTKAKPPDTIIRKATFCGEDSNMLLRWGITLLLMTASHSKSESNSEDCVTQLEGKKSATAKAGSCVTIRCTVSATGRSPYDTEYWIKDWVWTNNTHIGIIVRSNTAVHPVAQEYDGRTALVDSHSCSLQICNLQKTDEGYYSFRVSRSKCKYITDKFELKIEDNPCQVETKPSVIVLENEDVNLECSTSAACESAPEWLTSGLDPRFKSPPNSSKSNKTSVLEFRADQQDDGRVLSCQPRGNQDGFLVRTVTVTVQYAPENVHVHADPDLSDITKGDPLTLKCTVQRSNPRHDCTWYKDSEFKTADCNLLFSSVQPADTGNYSCQANNSVGSISNMLQINVKYGPQNTKIILDSSTVKEGSSLDLRCEANAYPSPHVHFWYYDPGHSSASERLPETNKILHFKQIRVQDSGKYVCRAKNSISAGDNSSWISLNVLYRPHNLNLIMNSSITEFQMLVIICTVKSNPTARLTLLRDGAIPQSLYSTYNNSLQFELKVSFTHAGCYTCVAENSEGKNNVTKVLNVNYAPKNVSIRVDPHVVMTEGERLTLTCTTQAHPSVSSYTWLHSGDRREGETLILTHLSAASRGQYTCEVRNEIGVNSSSVNIRVKYAPKETTIKHNITGRSQNDMKTPVSLTCIAESDPPPHKYTWYKVTYEVDHPVSSHQNITVAPTEPGTYYCVVENELSTKRSENIQLFQTSELRRWFLLLIFLLFIVIFLVLLLYRIHKRKFAQQNGEESSCLHTSNALLLDSHIGTTENLIMPDVEPLISTSSSQQNPQARRQCPENQPHSKIHTVYDVLKMPHMIKFSQNPSPRQAERNQCADEMDDAVNYATLNFRDNRSKMTKEADVVYAKVKTKSKIEDTSLEQSDYENFSGASHLRHAANADWESNDSDEDTEVNYSVIAFKQNQSHSKTHSGGSSLGEDSAKTVYSFLKIS
- the LOC114778595 gene encoding sialic acid-binding Ig-like lectin 10 isoform X2, translated to MHMVAHAKTQGSYLLFKMHTKAKPPDTIIRKATFCGEDSNMLLRWGITLLLMTASHSKSESNSEDCVTQLEGKKSATAKAGSCVTIRCTVSATGRSPYDTEYWIKDWVWTNNTHIGIIVRSNTAVHPVAQEYDGRTALVDSHSCSLQICNLQKTDEGYYSFRVSRSKCKYITDKFELKIEDNPCQVETKPSVIVLENEDVNLECSTSAACESAPEWLTSGLDPRFKSPPNSSKSNKTSVLEFRADQQDDGRVLSCQPRGNQDGFLVRTVTVTVQYAPENVHVHADPDLSDITKGDPLTLKCTVQRSNPRHDCTWYKDSEFKTADCNLLFSSVQPADTGNYSCQANNSVGSISNMLQINVKYGPQNTKIILDSSTVKEGSSLDLRCEANAYPSPHVHFWYYDPGHSSASERLPETNKILHFKQIRVQDSGKYVCRAKNSISAGDNSSWISLNVLYRPHNLNLIMNSSITEFQMLVIICTVKSNPTARLTLLRDGAIPQSLYSTYNNSLQFELKVSFTHAGCYTCVAENSEGKNNVTKVLNVNYAPKNVSIRVDPHVVMTEGERLTLTCTTQAHPSVSSYTWLHSGDRREGETLILTHLSAASRGQYTCEVRNEIGVNSSSVNIRVKYAPKETTIKHNITGRSQNDMKTPVSLTCIAESDPPPHKYTWYKVTYEVDHPVSSHQNITVAPTEPGTYYCVVENELSTKRSENIQLFQTSELRRWFLLLIFLLFIVIFLVLLLYRIHKRKFAQQNGEESSCLHTSNALLLDSHIGTTENLIMPDVEPLISTSSSQQNPQARRQCPENQPHSKIHTVYDVLKMPHMIKNPSPRQAERNQCADEMDDAVNYATLNFRDNRSKMTKEADVVYAKVKTKSKIEDTSLEQSDYENFSGASHLRHAANADWESNDSDEDTEVNYSVIAFKQNQSHSKTHSGGSSLGEDSAKTVYSFLKIS
- the LOC114778595 gene encoding sialic acid-binding Ig-like lectin 10 isoform X3, encoding MHTKAKPPDTIIRKATFCGEDSNMLLRWGITLLLMTASHSKSESNSEDCVTQLEGKKSATAKAGSCVTIRCTVSATGRSPYDTEYWIKDWVWTNNTHIGIIVRSNTAVHPVAQEYDGRTALVDSHSCSLQICNLQKTDEGYYSFRVSRSKCKYITDKFELKIEDNPCQVETKPSVIVLENEDVNLECSTSAACESAPEWLTSGLDPRFKSPPNSSKSNKTSVLEFRADQQDDGRVLSCQPRGNQDGFLVRTVTVTVQYAPENVHVHADPDLSDITKGDPLTLKCTVQRSNPRHDCTWYKDSEFKTADCNLLFSSVQPADTGNYSCQANNSVGSISNMLQINVKYGPQNTKIILDSSTVKEGSSLDLRCEANAYPSPHVHFWYYDPGHSSASERLPETNKILHFKQIRVQDSGKYVCRAKNSISAGDNSSWISLNVLYRPHNLNLIMNSSITEFQMLVIICTVKSNPTARLTLLRDGAIPQSLYSTYNNSLQFELKVSFTHAGCYTCVAENSEGKNNVTKVLNVNYAPKNVSIRVDPHVVMTEGERLTLTCTTQAHPSVSSYTWLHSGDRREGETLILTHLSAASRGQYTCEVRNEIGVNSSSVNIRVKYAPKETTIKHNITGRSQNDMKTPVSLTCIAESDPPPHKYTWYKVTYEVDHPVSSHQNITVAPTEPGTYYCVVENELSTKRSENIQLFQTSELRRWFLLLIFLLFIVIFLVLLLYRIHKRKFAQQNGEESSCLHTSNALLLDSHIGTTENLIMPDVEPLISTSSSQQNPQARRQCPENQPHSKIHTVYDVLKMPHMIKFSQNPSPRQAERNQCADEMDDAVNYATLNFRDNRSKMTKEADVVYAKVKTKSKIEDTSLEQSDYENFSGASHLRHAANADWESNDSDEDTEVNYSVIAFKQNQSHSKTHSGGSSLGEDSAKTVYSFLKIS
- the LOC114778595 gene encoding B-cell receptor CD22-like isoform X4 — translated: MHMVAHAKTQGSYLLFKMHTKAKPPDTIIRKATFCGEDSNMLLRWGITLLLMTASHSKSESNSEGRSPYDTEYWIKDWVWTNNTHIGIIVRSNTAVHPVAQEYDGRTALVDSHSCSLQICNLQKTDEGYYSFRVSRSKCKYITDKFELKIEDNPCQVETKPSVIVLENEDVNLECSTSAACESAPEWLTSGLDPRFKSPPNSSKSNKTSVLEFRADQQDDGRVLSCQPRGNQDGFLVRTVTVTVQYAPENVHVHADPDLSDITKGDPLTLKCTVQRSNPRHDCTWYKDSEFKTADCNLLFSSVQPADTGNYSCQANNSVGSISNMLQINVKYGPQNTKIILDSSTVKEGSSLDLRCEANAYPSPHVHFWYYDPGHSSASERLPETNKILHFKQIRVQDSGKYVCRAKNSISAGDNSSWISLNVLYRPHNLNLIMNSSITEFQMLVIICTVKSNPTARLTLLRDGAIPQSLYSTYNNSLQFELKVSFTHAGCYTCVAENSEGKNNVTKVLNVNYAPKNVSIRVDPHVVMTEGERLTLTCTTQAHPSVSSYTWLHSGDRREGETLILTHLSAASRGQYTCEVRNEIGVNSSSVNIRVKYAPKETTIKHNITGRSQNDMKTPVSLTCIAESDPPPHKYTWYKVTYEVDHPVSSHQNITVAPTEPGTYYCVVENELSTKRSENIQLFQTSELRRWFLLLIFLLFIVIFLVLLLYRIHKRKFAQQNGEESSCLHTSNALLLDSHIGTTENLIMPDVEPLISTSSSQQNPQARRQCPENQPHSKIHTVYDVLKMPHMIKFSQNPSPRQAERNQCADEMDDAVNYATLNFRDNRSKMTKEADVVYAKVKTKSKIEDTSLEQSDYENFSGASHLRHAANADWESNDSDEDTEVNYSVIAFKQNQSHSKTHSGGSSLGEDSAKTVYSFLKIS
- the LOC114778595 gene encoding sialic acid-binding Ig-like lectin 10 isoform X5, which encodes MLLRWGITLLLMTASHSKSESNSEDCVTQLEGKKSATAKAGSCVTIRCTVSATGRSPYDTEYWIKDWVWTNNTHIGIIVRSNTAVHPVAQEYDGRTALVDSHSCSLQICNLQKTDEGYYSFRVSRSKCKYITDKFELKIEDNPCQVETKPSVIVLENEDVNLECSTSAACESAPEWLTSGLDPRFKSPPNSSKSNKTSVLEFRADQQDDGRVLSCQPRGNQDGFLVRTVTVTVQYAPENVHVHADPDLSDITKGDPLTLKCTVQRSNPRHDCTWYKDSEFKTADCNLLFSSVQPADTGNYSCQANNSVGSISNMLQINVKYGPQNTKIILDSSTVKEGSSLDLRCEANAYPSPHVHFWYYDPGHSSASERLPETNKILHFKQIRVQDSGKYVCRAKNSISAGDNSSWISLNVLYRPHNLNLIMNSSITEFQMLVIICTVKSNPTARLTLLRDGAIPQSLYSTYNNSLQFELKVSFTHAGCYTCVAENSEGKNNVTKVLNVNYAPKNVSIRVDPHVVMTEGERLTLTCTTQAHPSVSSYTWLHSGDRREGETLILTHLSAASRGQYTCEVRNEIGVNSSSVNIRVKYAPKETTIKHNITGRSQNDMKTPVSLTCIAESDPPPHKYTWYKVTYEVDHPVSSHQNITVAPTEPGTYYCVVENELSTKRSENIQLFQTSELRRWFLLLIFLLFIVIFLVLLLYRIHKRKFAQQNGEESSCLHTSNALLLDSHIGTTENLIMPDVEPLISTSSSQQNPQARRQCPENQPHSKIHTVYDVLKMPHMIKFSQNPSPRQAERNQCADEMDDAVNYATLNFRDNRSKMTKEADVVYAKVKTKSKIEDTSLEQSDYENFSGASHLRHAANADWESNDSDEDTEVNYSVIAFKQNQSHSKTHSGGSSLGEDSAKTVYSFLKIS